A DNA window from Rhodococcus sp. Z13 contains the following coding sequences:
- a CDS encoding purine-nucleoside phosphorylase: MGVPDQTFDPAAAAEAAAAALAERTGVPEHSVAVVLGSGWRAAVDSFGAPVATVPMSELPGFLPPTAAGHPGEVHSVRVGDKSVLVLAGRIHAYEGHDLSRVVHPVRTAVAAGARTVILTNAAGGIDPEFAVGEPVLISDHLNLTGRSPLVGAQFVDLVDAYSADLRALAREFDPSLREGVYAGLPGPHYETPAEIRMLRTLGADLVGMSTVHETIAARAAGARVLAVSLVTNAAAGITGEHLDHAEVLAAGRAAATRMGDLLRELAARL, encoded by the coding sequence ATGGGTGTACCGGACCAGACCTTCGATCCCGCCGCCGCAGCCGAGGCGGCCGCCGCGGCCCTCGCCGAACGCACCGGGGTGCCCGAGCACTCCGTCGCCGTCGTCCTCGGTTCCGGATGGCGCGCGGCCGTCGACAGCTTCGGGGCGCCGGTGGCCACCGTGCCGATGAGCGAGCTGCCCGGTTTCCTGCCGCCGACCGCCGCCGGGCATCCGGGCGAGGTGCACTCGGTGCGGGTCGGCGACAAGTCGGTCCTCGTCCTGGCGGGCCGCATCCACGCCTACGAGGGGCACGACCTCTCCCGCGTCGTGCATCCGGTGCGCACGGCCGTCGCGGCCGGGGCCCGCACGGTGATCCTCACCAACGCCGCGGGCGGCATCGATCCCGAGTTCGCGGTGGGTGAGCCGGTGCTCATCTCCGACCATCTCAACCTCACCGGCCGGTCGCCGCTGGTGGGCGCCCAGTTCGTCGACCTCGTCGACGCCTACTCCGCGGATCTGCGGGCACTGGCCCGCGAGTTCGACCCGAGCCTGCGCGAGGGCGTCTACGCGGGGCTGCCCGGTCCGCACTACGAGACGCCGGCGGAGATCCGCATGCTGCGCACCCTCGGCGCCGATCTGGTGGGCATGTCCACCGTGCACGAGACCATCGCCGCGCGCGCCGCCGGTGCCCGGGTGCTGGCGGTCTCGCTGGTCACCAACGCCGCGGCGGGCATCACCGGGGAACACCTCGATCACGCCGAGGTCCTCGCGGCGGGTCGTGCCGCCGCGACCCGCATGGGTGATCTGCTGCGTGAACTGGCGGCCCGGCTGTGA
- a CDS encoding phospho-sugar mutase, which translates to MTLRFGTAGLRGPVGEGPDCMNVPVVVRTTAGLASWLIMQGHAGGTVVVGRDARTGSAEFHTAAAEVLAAAGFDVVALGRPLPTPVTAFAVRALGAVAGVQITASHNPAADNGYKVYLSDGAQLLSPADREIEAAIDAAPAAEDVPRTPVASRGDELVERYLARVAGLPRSPHRTLRIALTALHGVGGETAVAALRAAGFGDVHVVESQFHPDPAFPTVAFPNPEEPGATDAVLALAAEVEADLALALDPDADRCAVGVPTAQGWRMLRGDDTGVLLGDRILAASPPGSLVATTIVSSTLLSRLAAARGARFAQTLTGFKWLARAGEGLVYAYEEAIGHCVDPDAVRDKDGIATAVVAADYAAELKAAGRTLTDALVDLHREFGVHVGGQVSLRVDDPARIDAVMDRLRTAPPDRLADEAVTFTDLAATDGPLRTDALVFEGATLRVVVRPSGTEPKLKFYLEVVDERDRPAAEATLEVLRGWAASLG; encoded by the coding sequence GTGACGCTGCGGTTCGGGACGGCGGGACTGCGCGGCCCGGTCGGTGAGGGCCCGGACTGCATGAACGTGCCGGTGGTCGTGCGCACCACGGCGGGCCTCGCGTCGTGGCTGATCATGCAGGGCCATGCCGGGGGCACCGTCGTCGTGGGCCGGGACGCACGCACGGGCTCGGCCGAGTTCCACACCGCCGCCGCGGAGGTCCTCGCCGCCGCGGGATTCGACGTCGTCGCGCTCGGGCGCCCGCTGCCGACGCCGGTGACCGCCTTCGCCGTCCGCGCGCTCGGGGCGGTGGCCGGGGTGCAGATCACGGCCTCGCACAATCCCGCCGCCGACAACGGTTACAAGGTGTACCTCTCGGACGGTGCGCAGCTGCTCTCCCCCGCCGACCGCGAGATCGAGGCGGCGATCGATGCGGCACCCGCCGCGGAGGACGTCCCGCGCACGCCGGTCGCGTCGCGGGGCGACGAGCTGGTGGAGCGCTATCTCGCGCGGGTGGCCGGGCTCCCCCGGTCCCCGCACCGGACGCTGCGCATCGCGCTGACGGCGCTGCACGGGGTGGGCGGTGAGACGGCCGTCGCGGCGCTGCGGGCGGCGGGCTTCGGCGACGTGCACGTCGTGGAGTCGCAGTTCCACCCGGATCCGGCCTTCCCGACGGTCGCCTTCCCGAATCCCGAGGAGCCCGGTGCCACCGACGCGGTGCTGGCCCTCGCGGCCGAGGTGGAGGCGGATCTCGCGCTCGCGCTGGATCCCGACGCCGATCGCTGCGCGGTGGGCGTGCCCACCGCGCAGGGATGGCGGATGCTGCGCGGCGACGACACCGGGGTGCTGCTCGGCGACCGGATCCTCGCCGCGTCACCGCCGGGCTCGCTGGTCGCCACGACGATCGTGTCGTCGACATTGCTGAGCCGGCTGGCCGCCGCGCGCGGGGCACGGTTCGCGCAGACCCTGACGGGTTTCAAATGGCTCGCCCGCGCCGGTGAGGGCCTGGTCTACGCGTACGAGGAGGCGATCGGGCACTGTGTCGATCCCGATGCGGTCCGTGACAAGGACGGCATCGCGACGGCCGTGGTGGCGGCCGACTACGCCGCCGAGCTGAAGGCGGCGGGACGCACTCTCACCGATGCCCTCGTCGACCTGCACCGCGAGTTCGGGGTGCACGTCGGCGGGCAGGTCTCGCTGCGGGTGGACGACCCGGCGCGGATCGACGCCGTCATGGATCGGTTGCGGACCGCGCCGCCCGACCGGCTGGCGGATGAAGCGGTGACGTTCACCGACCTGGCGGCGACGGACGGCCCTCTGCGCACCGACGCCCTGGTGTTCGAAGGGGCGACGCTGCGGGTGGTGGTCCGCCCGTCGGGGACGGAGCCGAAGCTCAAGTTCTATCTGGAGGTCGTGGACGAGCGGGACCGCCCGGCCGCGGAAGCAACCCTGGAGGTGCTGCGCGGCTGGGCGGCCTCGCTCGGCTGA
- a CDS encoding MspA family porin, with product MGVVAVVAAVTGPGSAAAEVESSRILPLEGGHAIEVIQSDISTQFVPPLDSSPVSAEFFYDAVYTIRITGPEAAAFTGTSVVAGFQVGYPVALPGGGITLYTPGLEWGVESGGGVDLGLAEGFSLGLNAEAIGPIGGEPEDTEVAVGGDVGIAPEVSLNVGAESLGILGGDIIPSQEAEILLEPGGITDVPILEGVAFDGPETTIHIAGVHASISGVVGPVNVRPYLKAITSNGDTVVTYGPPHTM from the coding sequence GTGGGGGTGGTCGCCGTCGTGGCCGCCGTGACCGGTCCCGGGTCGGCCGCGGCGGAAGTCGAGAGCTCGCGGATCCTGCCGCTGGAGGGTGGACACGCCATCGAGGTCATCCAGTCCGACATCTCCACGCAGTTCGTCCCGCCGCTCGACAGTTCACCCGTCAGCGCGGAGTTCTTCTACGACGCGGTCTACACCATCCGGATCACCGGACCGGAGGCTGCGGCCTTCACCGGCACCTCGGTGGTCGCCGGCTTCCAGGTCGGTTATCCGGTGGCCCTGCCCGGTGGCGGCATCACCCTCTACACCCCCGGCCTCGAATGGGGCGTCGAGAGCGGTGGCGGGGTCGATCTGGGGCTCGCCGAGGGGTTCTCGCTCGGGCTGAACGCAGAGGCGATCGGGCCGATCGGCGGAGAACCCGAGGACACCGAGGTCGCGGTCGGAGGCGACGTCGGGATCGCTCCCGAAGTGTCCCTCAACGTGGGTGCGGAGTCACTCGGCATCCTCGGCGGCGACATCATCCCCTCGCAGGAGGCCGAGATCCTGCTCGAACCCGGCGGGATCACCGACGTCCCCATCCTCGAGGGCGTCGCCTTCGACGGTCCCGAGACGACGATCCACATCGCGGGCGTGCACGCCTCGATCTCCGGTGTCGTCGGCCCCGTGAACGTGCGCCCGTACCTGAAGGCGATCACCTCGAACGGCGACACCGTCGTGACCTACGGTCCGCCGCACACCATGTGA